GCGAATCAGCGAAGTACTGAAAGGGCCGAAGTCACCGGCTTCTTTGTATTGCTAACCAGTCTGATCGAAAGCATGCTCCGCGACCAATGGACAACGTTCGCCCTTGCGTCCGGGGCCATCGCGGCAATGCTGCTCGTTTTGTTCCGCAGCATCAAGCTCATGCTGATCGGCCTGGTTCCCAATGCTCTGCCGATATTTCTGGTGATGGGCCTGCTCGGTTGGCTTGGGCTGCGAATTAACATGGGGGCAGCGATGATCGCGGCCGTTTCGATGGGCCTCTCCGTCGACAGTTCGATTCACTATCTCGACGCGTTTCTGCGGGCCCGGCAACGAGGCTTATCCGTCGCGGATGCGCTAGCCGAAGTGCAAAGCAGTGTGGGGAGGGCGATGCTCTTTTCAACTCTCGCGTTAATCATCGGCTTTAGTGTTTTGTGTACCAGCGAGTTCGTCCCCACGGTCTATTTTGGCGCACTCGTCAGCTTGGCCATGCTTGGCGGACTGCTAGGGAACTTAGTGGTTCTGCCTCTGTTGCTCGGTTGGTTTGTGCGCGATGAGAAAATCGCCGAGACTGGCGGGTATGGTTCGACTGCGCCCCTAGGAAGTACGAACGCCGCTGGCGAGTAAAACGGCTTCTTGCACGGCCAAATCGTGCGCGTACGAATAGTCGCTGGACTTTTCGCCGCGGATGATGGCGGCCATATCGGCAGCATCGCCATAGTAGCGAGGGTAGCCGCCGATCTTGATCTCGTGCGTTCCCTTCTTGTATTCACCCTGGTCGCGTTCAAGTGTGTAGCGAACATTCGGTGCATCGAGCGGCTGAATATGGAACGAGCCACTTGTACCGCAAACGGTAAAGTGGCGGCGCGAACCACCATCGACTTCCACTGCCGACGACTTAACCGATGCGATGGCGCTCTGGTACTCGAAAACGGCCAACATGTTGTCGAGCAGTTGATCCTCGCGCTTCGCAACGTGCCGGGCGACCGATCGCACAGTTGTGGGCTTGCCCAACGTGCTCACGACCAAATCGATAACATGGCAGCCGAGTTCGAACATGATCCCGCCCGGATACTGGGCGAGATTATCCCGCTCGCTGCCACCAACGACTTTGCTCATCACAGTGTGAACTTCGAAGAGTTCGCCCAGCCAGCCTGCAGCGATGAACTTCCTCATCAACACGACAGCTGGGTTGTAGCGAAACATGTAGCCCATCTGGACCAGCAGCTTCTTTTCTTCGGCCTGTTTCAGAATCTGTCGATAATACGGCAGCGACTCTCCAGCGGGCTTATCGAGATGAACATGCTTGCCAGCCGCGATAGCCAGAGCAGCCGCGTTGAGCGAGTCGCGCACTTTGGTCTCAACTAAAACTGCCTGCAGATCGGGGATATTCAGTAACTGCTCGGTGGTCATCCAGGGAAGGTCTTTATAGACGACCGACTTTTCGGCGCGGCCCCGTTCCTGTTCATCGGGCTCGCAAATGCCGACGACTTCATACTCGTCCGACGCGCGGTACACGCCCAGCTTGCTGGCGTGGGCATGACCGGTGCCGATCTGGGCAATCTTGATTCGCTGCTTTACTTTCTGACCATGAACGGCCGGTGCGGCTAGTGCAATTGCCCCCGCAGCGGCGCACCGCAAGATTGAGCGACGTGAGAGCGGGAGAGGCATGCGATCAACTCCAGTGACTAACTTGCGGCCACCGTTTCCAAAGTTCCACTCGCGGCACCAACGTCGGTCTCAGGCATTTCGAGGACTACCTTGATCCCCTCGCCTGACTGCATCAATTGAAAGCCCTTCTCGAACTCGCGCATCGGCAGCGTGTGAGTGACGATGTCGTCGAGTTCCAACCGCCCGCTGAGGAGCAGGTTTTCCATTTGATACCAGGTTTCGAACATTCGCCGGCCATTGATGCCGAGCACGGTCGCGCCTTTAAAAATGATGTCGTTCGGCAAGTCGAGCGCGACCGGTTCTGCGGGCAGACCGAGCAGGGCCGCGGTGCCGCCGTTGCGTAGCGCAGTGAAACCCTGACGAATGGCTTTCGGGTGCCCGCTCATTTCGAGCAGCACTTCGGGCCCTTGGTCGTGGGTCAGTTGCCGCGCCTGCGCGGGCCAGGTGTCATCACCCGCTTCAAAGACGTGATCAGCACCGATCTTCTTGGCGATGGCGAGGCGGCGTTTATCGCGGTCCGTTACGAGGATTAATCCCGCGCCCGCTGCGCGAGCCACAGTCACCGCCATCAGGCCAATGATGCCGACGCCGGTGATCAGCACGCTGCGACCACTCACGCCGGCGGCCATCACGGTGTGAACGGCGTTGCCCAGCGGATCGAAGACCGCGGCGATGTGGTTGGGAATCTTGGGATGAACGGGCCACACATTTTCTTCCGGCACCGCGACATAGGTCGCAAAGCAGCCGTTGCAATCAATGCCGAGAATATCGACCCGCTCACAAATGTGGCCGTTTCCCGTACGACAAGGCTGGCAAACTCCGCAGCCGATGTGTCCTTCAGCACTGACGCGCTGGCCGATCTGAGCCCGAGTCACGGCAGAGCCAAGCTCCACCACATGGCCGACGAACTCGTGCCCGGTGGTAATGCCCACCGCTACGCGACTCTTGCTCCAGGCATCCCATTCGTAAATATGCCTGTCGGTTCCGCAGATGCCGGCGTGGGTCACGGCAATCAGCACTTCGCGTGGCCCGATTCGCGGCAGGGGTGTGTCCTCCTGCAGCCACAAACCGGGCTTGTCATACAATTTGCGAAGCGCAGGCATCGTTTCCGGAAAGCGGGCGTTCATCGGCAATCTCGTGAGAAATGGACCACAAATCGCGGTATCGCGCCGCAGAGATGGGGCCGCAGAAGATGAAGTTGTATTGTAGGGCACGGCGGGTGAATCGCAGCAGGGGGCGAGGCTGACCGATTACGCCCTTTCGCAAGCCCGCCCTCGTGAACACAATGGAGGATTCTGTGTCTTCCCTTGCGACCGCCGCACTCGCCGCCTTTCTATCATTCTCCGATGACGACCCCCTTGCAAATTCAACGCATCGATGCCCGCAGTGAGAACGTAACTGCCGCGCTCGATGTGCTTCGGGCCAAGCTGAGCCCCAGCGGTAATGTGGTGAGCGAAGCTGGCAAACGTCGCACGCTGGAAGTGTTCGGCGAGCCTTTAACGCCGGTACAAGTTGTCGAGCGGATTTGTTCCGACGTGAAGCAGCAAGGCTTGCCAGCGGTCCTGGAATACAGCCGAAAATTAGATAGGGCGGAACTGACGGCAGAAACAATTCGCGTCTCGGCCGCCGAATTGGCGGCTGCACACTCGGCTGCCGACCCTCGCCTGCTTGCTGCAGTCCGCCGAGTGCGGGCGAACATTCTTGGGTTTCAGCAGGCAATTCTGCACCAGGACAAAGAACTTCAGCGCCCCGGCGTGCTGCTCGCCCAGCGCTACGTGCCGCTCAACCGCGTCGGCGTTTGTGTTCCTGGCGGAGCTGCAGCG
Above is a window of Anatilimnocola aggregata DNA encoding:
- a CDS encoding Gfo/Idh/MocA family protein, which translates into the protein MPLPLSRRSILRCAAAGAIALAAPAVHGQKVKQRIKIAQIGTGHAHASKLGVYRASDEYEVVGICEPDEQERGRAEKSVVYKDLPWMTTEQLLNIPDLQAVLVETKVRDSLNAAALAIAAGKHVHLDKPAGESLPYYRQILKQAEEKKLLVQMGYMFRYNPAVVLMRKFIAAGWLGELFEVHTVMSKVVGGSERDNLAQYPGGIMFELGCHVIDLVVSTLGKPTTVRSVARHVAKREDQLLDNMLAVFEYQSAIASVKSSAVEVDGGSRRHFTVCGTSGSFHIQPLDAPNVRYTLERDQGEYKKGTHEIKIGGYPRYYGDAADMAAIIRGEKSSDYSYAHDLAVQEAVLLASGVRTS
- the tdh gene encoding L-threonine 3-dehydrogenase gives rise to the protein MNARFPETMPALRKLYDKPGLWLQEDTPLPRIGPREVLIAVTHAGICGTDRHIYEWDAWSKSRVAVGITTGHEFVGHVVELGSAVTRAQIGQRVSAEGHIGCGVCQPCRTGNGHICERVDILGIDCNGCFATYVAVPEENVWPVHPKIPNHIAAVFDPLGNAVHTVMAAGVSGRSVLITGVGIIGLMAVTVARAAGAGLILVTDRDKRRLAIAKKIGADHVFEAGDDTWPAQARQLTHDQGPEVLLEMSGHPKAIRQGFTALRNGGTAALLGLPAEPVALDLPNDIIFKGATVLGINGRRMFETWYQMENLLLSGRLELDDIVTHTLPMREFEKGFQLMQSGEGIKVVLEMPETDVGAASGTLETVAAS